The region TTACAGTTTCCCTTGTACACGAATGCTGCCCTTATTGGCGAACttttacatctacacagatactccgcaagccaccgggggTACTTATTTCCCCCCctgttcactcgcaaatagagtgaggggaaaagGGCATCTGTGCGCCTCCGTGTGGGTCCTAATTTCTCCTGTATTACCTTCGTTGGCACTCAGCTTCAAAGGCCGTTTCTCCAAATCTTCCCGAAAACAACGCCGCATTCCCacctcagttcccgaagcatctccgcaacacttacatgttgttcgaacctaccgctaacaaatctagcacccctcctctgaattgcttcgatgtcttctatcaatgcgacctggtacggattccaaagaCTCTAGCATTAGCCGACAATAGGTAGCGACCATTTCCCTTCCCTACAAGTTTTCAATGACAAATCGGTAACGGCGCAACTTATggaattttttcttgacaattatttctccgTACACTaacttgcaacacccttacaagcttttcagactgtttctgatcaccctgtatatcagtgcgGTAGCAGATAAAAATCGTATCCAGGCATAAAATGCTTTCGCTTCATGTGCGAAAAAATTCTCCAGCTTCACCACTTTTTAAAAAATGTACTTCACTAGAATTGAAAAAGGTAACTTAGTTTGTCACCTGTTATTTTCACTTCTCTGTTGTATTAAAGGCGGCATTAGCTGTGAAAGATCTCGACAGTTACAGCTAAAACGGCTCCACATCTACGCctaaatctatactctgcaaaccaccgtgcggCGAATGGCAAAGGGAGCGTCCCACTGtgggtttcttcctattccattcacatatggagcgcgggaagaatgaatacACCTGTAcgcgcagtaattattctaaccttattCTGATGATCCTTATGTAtggggttgtagtgtattcctagagtaatcacttaaagctagttcctgaaactttgttaataggcttcctcgggatagtttacgtctatcttcaagagtttttcAGTTCTGTTCCATCAGTATTTCTGTAACACCCTCCCACCAAGTACACAAATCTGCGACCATtctcgttcaatatcccctgttagtcctatttggtacgtgtCCCCCACACATgagcaatgttctaggatgggtcgcacgagtgattttttTGCAATCTCCttggtagactgattgcacttcccagtgTTCTACAAATAAACCGTGTAAGATTAGATTGTTTGACCTGTATGTGGCAAATACACTTCGTTAACTGGATGAAACCGAACACGCAGTTTAAGTGTAGTTATACGCTGTCTTGCTCAAGTGGCCCTAGCCCGATATGTCAGATGCCTATCACCTCATTAAGTCTGCTGTAGTAGATATGCTGCATCCGATATACCGTCCGtacttgcagttttttttttcctacgcTTTCTCCACTGGAGCTTCTGAAACCGGCAGTAAATGTAAGGCCTACCACCTTGTTACAATTATACAGAAACTGAACCGATTTCAGTTATCACAGTAAATGCGTCATAATAATAGAAGAGAGGACTTACTTTCCTCAGTACCCAGCACCGTATCAAGCATCATCTCatttatttttctctctattttcactTTCAGTCATTCATCCAATCTATCAGTTAATTTCTCGTCCCGTCGCTTGTATTCTCGAATCTTTTTTTCTCTCCGGTTTATTCTACTCTCCAGGAAGTCCGCTGCTACATCACGTAATTGCCCCTAATCCCATTTTATTAGCCCAAACAGCTATTACCTCGTCCACTGGCACTATTATTGTAAGTATTAGCATTGTAACGGGGGCGCTCCACCACGAGATGGTTCGAACTCTACAAGAACTTCTAATCGCCGTATTTGACTGCCACCGAAAGGAACGACAGACTGCGGCACGAAATTCCTGATCAGCTGAATGCGTACCAACATCCTGGCCTGAAACGTTATAATCTGCAACGTCTCAACAAGTTAATGTACGTGACAATGATCATACACCCATTTCATGAGGACACTGTGCCGACCTGCCCACTCTGTTACCATTTCTTTTAAAAACTGTAACGATTAGTTACTTTCTCATGTAGTGTGGCTTGGTTAACTCAAATAATGCTAAAGAATACACGATACCCGCACTTAGGACTCGGCACGCCCACGATGGGTCCACCGGCTTTTCCTCCTCACACTGGGCTGTTTAACCATCGTGAACGTTAATACACCTGAGGGCCTTACTGGTATGCAATAGAGTAACTGCTGCGCGGGGCTTTAATTGGAGCTAGAAGTAGGAGGCTACTTACCGGAAAAAGATTTACGCttccatttccaaatctaattataTTCTCCGTGAATCCCTATCAAGTTTATGTCAGATGGTACTTTCTACTGTGCCATATATTGAGGTTTCTTACCACAGCTGAAGTATGGAGAGAAAAACGACTTATGTCTTCCTAATCTTGTCAGCAGTATCTCCACGGCACAGATACGCAATTGGCTACAGAATATTCGCGGTTTCTGCTCagagatttttgaaattttttgatcaCATTGTCGCGAGAAGGACTTGGATTTGAACATGGATTCTTGCGATTTGCGAGCATTATCCACGAAGGGCAAGTTTCTTGATTCCAGTTAATGATCCAGCACGCAGCTTTAATTGGGCAGCAAGTTTCCAAACAGCGCACACTCTACTCCAGATTGAAAGATTCATTCCGGATGCTTGTTATTCCCATGACCATTCTTTGTATAAGCATGTCCCCTGTCAGTCCGACCTGATACGAGTGTCATACGTCAGGAATATTCAAACATCGGCCCTGCAATCGTCTGATGTAGCCTCTTTCAAAGACAAACTACAGGTTCCCAGTGTTCTACCGCTTAATCGTACCCTGTCTTGTGCCGTAACTGCCAGTATGCCTATATGGTCGTTCCTTTCATACCTCTACACatttttattctcaaaatatttgtacaGTATTACATAGCGCACTCTGACTGTGATTATTAACCTTTAGTCAAAAGATACCACGCTCTTACGACTCGTGCAcaacttttcatttctccacattaagAGATAGTTCCCCGTCTTTCCAACAGACTGATATTTTATCCAAAGCCAACTTATCTTACTGTaattttggtaatttccaagaatgattgcctattgaaGTTGCGGTGTCCAAACAATAAATATTGAACATGCGATCATAAATCGATCATGTGACTGGCGGCGGGCGTTGTGATAATTAtttatgatcgtcatttttatctgttttccgtcgttcccttagttgctctacattatatacctccgcgaattatttgtgagttgctagggaatcccaggcgatttatgtcattagtgagtgggatgtctcgtATTCTTGATGTTTCTTCGGCAGATTCTCTTACGTAGCAAAATCTAAtttagactgtggtggtgcgaagtgtgtagaaCTTCGTAAGAGCAGTTTCGAGGCTGaaatatcgtttacaatttcattgtggACGGTGCGGAAAACGAATgaatatcaggaagaatacatggttggactcttccaaattatccatccagatcaccgtaatggactttcacatgataaCACCGACGACGTTTAAGGTAAGTTGTCTCCTTTgcaaatacaaatatttttgtaacGTTCTTatgtcgttgctgtagcgaccaccgtaaaaaatactcataacgcccgccaccggaGATGCATGATCCATTTACGATCacacgttcgatatatatcgtttggaccccgcgacttcgataggcaatcacttTAGGAAATTACCGTAATTTTTACCAGATAGCTGCATCACCTGAGAAAATGCCTAATATTTGCAATTAATACAAATCGCTAAATCATTACTGtagcaccggccggagtggccgagcggttctacgcgctacagtctggaaccgcgcgactgctacggtcgcaggttcgaatcctgcctcgcgcatggatgtgtgtgatgtccttaggttggttaggtttaagtagttctaagttctaggggactgatgacctcagaagttaagtcccatagtgctcagagctatttgaaccattcattaCTGTAAAACATTGACAGTAGCAGTACTATTAGAATCCCCTGGGGCACATTACCCGATACAGCTTCAGCGTCCTGCCTGTCACGAAATTTTTCAGTCAGCCGCAATTTTAAACGCGGCACGCACCCACGGCAACAAAAACATGTCATGGCATCCACACATCAAAGTACACATGTGACAAAGTGGAGATGATTGTAGATGAACGCTACGTCAACGCTTCAGAACAATCTACGAAAATCAATAAAAATGGCCAGTTACGTTACAATCGAACTTATGACTACAAGGCGCACACGGAATCAATCTCAAATACTAACTTTTTACCGCAGTGCATGTACTTTTCGCTGCCTACAAAACACCGATACCATACGACTTGAATACACACCaccttccccccctttctctgttagGTGGAGAAACGCTAGAGATACTTTAAGTATTAAAGGAGGTTCCACAGTACCGCGTTTCATCAAAGTCAAGGTCATTACAAGGACGGAAAAGGAAATATGGGTttgatgtcccgtcgacaacgaggtaattagagatagAGCATATCATGCCTAGGGCAAGGATGGGACAGAAAATCAGCCGTCTCCATTTCAAGGAACCATCCTAACATTCACCTTAACAATTAACAGAAACCGCGGAAAATCTAACCAAGATGCCCAGGTAACTTTATTTCTGACACACAACTGGCCGCGTCCTTTGGCATTATAAAAAGTTATCGTCCTCttaagaaaacatttctgaaggaAAAAAAGGTATAGTGACCACGCATAGTTGAGATTACAAGGATATTCGATGAAACGAATTACAGGTACTTGAAGTATATGTTCGCAAGTGTTTAACCGAGATGATACCACTTCTGTGTAAAAATTTGCTATCAACGTCGCTGGAAACCAATGAGTTCTCCGCAAACACGCCGGAAGACCCCTCCGAAatgacagtggtttccattgctaacAAGCGTTGGCTGTGTCAAAAGGCGTGACTGCCCAAATCACAAACCAAAACAGTTCACGGCCCTTGACAGTGAATATTCTGGTTTGGAGTCTCaggttcattacgaaatgtttcctGCTTTTGGCTAAAGTGATCTGAGGAAACGGCGTTGTAGTTCAATTAAGGTTGCTAGAGAAGAACCATGCTGCTTCTCCGAGTACAAGCCCAGTTCTTACCCACTGAGCCACTTCGCTTCGTATTCTAACCATGTTGCCGGCAATATGTGCCAAATGTCAATGCAAGGAGACAAATTTACAACTTATGAATTACCCATACACATTCATCGCCGTAAGGACGAGAGGGCGGCGGTTAAATGTGGAAGGAACTTATTCCAAATAAAACTtatatgtaaaatcacaattacaTACTCGACGCAGTATAATTGTTTCCCGTTGATGAAAAGTGACGACATAGCTACAACTAATTTTTCGCACCTTAGTTGAACCCTAAAAGTATCATGGTAAGGTAGTCTGGTGCAAAATAATTCGTCGCTCAAGAATCCAATCATCTAAAGTAGTTCTGTCCCAACAGTCCTGCCAACGTGTTATCACACCGCCGTTACAAGAAGCGAAATCGGTCGTTGCGACAATGTAGGTAAGTAAAAGCTATTGCGAAGTTATTCCATATTTACGCGAAAATTCGTTGCTAAGCGTCTTTTGTCACTTCAGTTACAGGCCAAAACATCAAAAAATAAGAATTGAGCCTATCTTTTTTAATGGTAGAAAAATTAGTACTGCCGATTATTGAGCAAAAAATACGAGTAGTATTTTGTTATTCAACCCataaatctttaaacataaatattCGGGTAATAGCGATGCTCAAAGACCACACTAAAAATccggacccctccccccccccccccccgtaatgcACGATGTAAGTATATAAACCAGTACACTCAATATGACATTTCCTTCGCAATTAATGTTCGCAAGTTTTCCTGGTAAAACATTATCAATGTACGTTTATCGTGTATGTGTCTCTCCTTCAGTAATGGTCAACAATGGAGAATGTCGGAAATTTAGAAATCGCTACATAAACGAACAAAAAATCCTGAAATATGGGCATGAAGTTTGTGGAGGAAAGGAAATACTGAAACATAACCATAGCACTCTACACGCTATTATTCAAGGCTGCTGAAGAAGCACAACATTTTcagttctggcagattaaaactgtgccgaaccgagactcgagttcgaatctcggtccgccacagctttaatcggccaggaagtttcataccagcgcacactccacagcagagtgagaATTTAATTTGAGATAATTAACAATTCAATCATAATACTTTGAAGGCAGTAGCCATCCAAAATGCCTGGAGTAATTTTAGTTGCAAAATTACTGGAAAGTTATTACAGTGTACAAACCGGTACTGCCTGGAACTAAAGACGCCAACTTCTGTAGCACTAAATTACAATAAATCTGATACAAGTTTTTAATACCCGATTCCACTTTCCGATTGGCGTCTTGCACTGATACATTCATATTCACTTATGCTTTACTCGAAAAATCGAAATCAACGAAAACATACCTGGGAGTGTGAGCCTAGAAAGTGAAAATTAgtgtttacttcaaattttatatAATATGAGACGAAAGATTTAGAGTACTGCTTTCACATTTGATCACTCAACGATTTTGAATAAAGGAAATCAACAATGGCCTAAACAcattgctaaaaagaaaaaaaagaagacttaAAATTTCAGCCACGCCCCCCTACAAGGTATTGACAGAAAGCCCAAAGATACAACATATTCTAGAAAACGACAGCTTTAGGTGAAAATTTGACAAGTCTTTAATTAAAATGTTTTCCTGCAGGTTTAAATCAAACTAAAACTTAAGCGAAAATTCTACTCTTGGTCACTGTAGGCCACATTTACTGATCTCATGTAAACTGAATACCCTATTGTAATTCTATTCCAGTTGTTTGTTAAATTTCAAATTGACATCGCAAGAAAAGCATAACAGTATGCTAATATACCATTATGTTGCCTCATTTGTGCCAAATGTTGATGCTCGCTGAAATACTTAGGAAACATGTAATCGTAACGAttttccacacatgaaacaaaaaaaatgtaaatatgccTTTAGTGATTCACAAGATACAACATAATAGAAATGGAATACAGTTACAAACTCTTATTACTTACCGAACGTAAAGTTTCTCAGAGAGGTGCCCTGGTTGAAGCTGCTGTGAGCACGGCAAGGGCAAAGAGGACGAATCGGACGCCCTTTTGGCAGAGGCAGGAACTATTTACTTCCTGCAATATGCTACGTCtctggtaggtggcagcacatgtgTTGCCGGTTGATTTCTAGATATGTTTGTTGTCAAGTGGAATACGAATAACACGCTAGTAATTTTTACATGCACTAAACTAAAGTGATATTATAATTGATGTTACAGGCATCCCATAGTACTTCCTGTTGCTCCTATGATGTGTCCTGGACCTGTTTCGCTGCAGTGCCAAATTAGTTTTACGTTTAGTGCGCGGACTATACGATATAGTACTATTTTATGAGTTATCGTGAAGCAGTTCAGTTCAGAATGTTTGTACATAAACAATTAATCACTTTCGTAATCAAAACGAGTGAAAGCTGATTTTACagtttcccgacaatattatgaaTGCTGAAGAAAATTCCAACACTAAATCTGAAGCACAGGCGCCAAATGAAGATACTGAATTATTGCAGAAAAAGAAAAGGTCGTCTAGCTCAGAGAATGGTTCACCGAAACGAAAGAAACATAAGACCGAAAAGCATAAAAAGAAGAAACGTGAATCATCATCGGAATCTGTATCACCAGATAGTGATTCATCTCTAAGCACAAGTTCATCTTCTACGAAGGAGAAGAGAAAAAAACGGaaaaagaagaaacacaaaagagaaaagaagaagaaaatgaagagagagaaggagaagaggaaaagaaagaaggaaaagaaaagaaagaagaggcAAAGCAAGGACGAAGAAATCATTGGACCAGTTCTGCCAGAGGATGCAGTCAAAACCTCGCCGTCTGTTGACACGATTTCACAGACCACTTGCAGATCTATGGCACCAATGACGAAAGAAGAGTGGGAAAAGAAGCAGAGCATTGTGCGACGAGTATTTGATGAAGAGACTGGCAGATACAGGCAAGTTGCTTACTAATTAGAAGTCAACATTATAACATACCAGTGATAGAATCTAGCCTTGTAGCAGAAACCCTAGCATTTTTCGAGGCTCTATGCAATCAGTTATACTTGGATTATACATCTGATTTTTACCGCCCCAAAAAAGTACAGTCGTTACAAACTGTTGAAAGTAAACCTTGCAGAGTTGTGCGTCTTTCGCTAAAGATTTCTACATGTATCTTTTGTTCCATTTAAATAGCATTGGCCTGGAAATTAAGTGTTCGTACGCATCCATTAGTCTCCTTCAAAATTATCTCGTTTTTAGGAATCAAAAATGAGTTGTCTCTCAGTTTGGTGGCTGACCATTTTGGTTGTCCTTTCCCTTGTAGCGATATATAATTGTGTCATTATACTAGTGCACTGAAGTACTTGTGTGTTCAACAAACCTTTTGTGGTATGCCATTTCTATTATGTTGTGTCTTGTGAATCACTAAAggcatatttacattttttttttcatgtatggaAAATCGTTACGATTACATGTTTCCTAAGCATTTCAGCGAGCATCAACATTTGGCACAAATGAGGCAACATAATGGTATATTAGCATACTGTTATGCTTTTCTTGC is a window of Schistocerca gregaria isolate iqSchGreg1 chromosome 8, iqSchGreg1.2, whole genome shotgun sequence DNA encoding:
- the LOC126285007 gene encoding ADP-ribosylation factor-like protein 6-interacting protein 4 — encoded protein: MNAEENSNTKSEAQAPNEDTELLQKKKRSSSSENGSPKRKKHKTEKHKKKKRESSSESVSPDSDSSLSTSSSSTKEKRKKRKKKKHKREKKKKMKREKEKRKRKKEKKRKKRQSKDEEIIGPVLPEDAVKTSPSVDTISQTTCRSMAPMTKEEWEKKQSIVRRVFDEETGRYRLIKGDGEVLEEIVSKERHREINRQATVGDGAFFQAKLATLQPK